One window of the Parasphingopyxis algicola genome contains the following:
- a CDS encoding S-(hydroxymethyl)glutathione dehydrogenase/class III alcohol dehydrogenase encodes MKTRAAVAFEAKKPLEIIELDLEGPKAGEVLVEIMATGICHTDAYTLDGLDSEGLFPSVLGHEGAGIVREVGAGVASVKPGDHVIPLYTPECRQCKSCLSGRTNLCNAIRATQGQGLMPDGTSRFSYKDETIFHYMGCSTFSNFTVLPEIAVAKIRDDTPFESSCYIGCGVTTGVGAVTNTAKVEPGANVIVFGLGGIGLNVLQGARMVGADKIIGVDINNDREEWGRKFGMTHFVNPTKVDGDIVQHLVELTDGGADYTFDCTGNTDVMRTALEACHRGWGESIIIGVAEAGKEIATRPFQLVTGRVWKGTAFGGAKGRTDVPKIVDWYMNGKIEIDPMITHRLSLEDINKGFDLMHAGESIRSVVVY; translated from the coding sequence ATGAAAACCCGTGCCGCCGTTGCCTTTGAAGCGAAGAAACCGCTCGAAATAATCGAGTTGGACCTTGAAGGTCCCAAAGCTGGCGAGGTGCTGGTTGAGATCATGGCGACGGGCATTTGCCATACCGACGCCTATACGCTTGACGGGCTGGACAGCGAGGGGCTGTTTCCATCGGTGCTCGGCCATGAGGGCGCTGGAATCGTCCGCGAAGTTGGAGCCGGCGTCGCCAGCGTGAAGCCCGGTGACCATGTCATCCCGCTCTACACGCCCGAATGCCGCCAGTGTAAGAGCTGCCTTTCCGGCAGGACCAATCTGTGCAACGCGATCCGCGCGACCCAGGGCCAGGGTTTGATGCCCGACGGCACCAGCCGGTTCAGTTACAAGGACGAGACGATCTTCCATTATATGGGCTGCTCGACCTTTTCGAATTTTACAGTTCTTCCCGAAATCGCCGTCGCCAAGATTCGCGATGACACGCCTTTTGAGAGCAGCTGTTACATCGGCTGCGGTGTGACCACGGGCGTCGGTGCGGTGACCAACACAGCGAAGGTGGAACCGGGTGCCAACGTTATCGTTTTCGGGCTTGGCGGCATCGGCCTCAACGTACTTCAGGGCGCGCGCATGGTCGGCGCGGACAAGATAATAGGCGTGGACATCAACAACGACCGTGAAGAATGGGGCCGCAAGTTCGGCATGACGCACTTCGTCAATCCAACCAAGGTGGATGGCGATATCGTGCAGCATCTCGTCGAGCTGACCGATGGCGGCGCGGACTATACCTTCGATTGCACGGGCAACACCGATGTGATGCGCACCGCGCTTGAAGCCTGCCATCGCGGTTGGGGCGAAAGCATCATCATCGGCGTGGCGGAAGCTGGTAAGGAAATCGCCACCCGCCCGTTTCAGCTGGTCACCGGGAGGGTCTGGAAAGGTACGGCGTTTGGCGGCGCCAAAGGACGCACCGATGTGCCCAAGATCGTCGACTGGTATATGAACGGCAAGATCGAGATCGATCCGATGATCACCCACAGGCTGAGTCTCGAAGACATCAATAAAGGCTTCGATCTGATGCATGCGGGTGAGAGTATCCGCAGCGTAGTCGTTTACTAA
- a CDS encoding EthD family reductase: protein MQAHTLISQTVIRAINPEADMYKMHVIYPKSERGFFDWGHYIKVHVPMSIKALNRFTQFNRLSISKPVPGDTSEAFHCIGTVYFDNADQLEGFYKLRDSEYMKKVADDISNYTDCDPIFFITSTSDFLPESFESA from the coding sequence ATGCAGGCTCACACCTTGATCAGCCAGACAGTTATTAGAGCGATAAACCCAGAGGCCGATATGTACAAAATGCATGTAATTTACCCGAAATCCGAGCGCGGTTTCTTCGACTGGGGCCACTATATAAAAGTGCACGTACCAATGTCGATCAAAGCACTCAATAGGTTTACTCAATTCAATCGGCTTTCAATAAGTAAGCCGGTTCCAGGGGATACATCTGAAGCTTTTCATTGTATCGGAACAGTTTACTTTGATAATGCAGATCAACTTGAGGGTTTTTATAAGCTCAGGGATAGTGAATATATGAAAAAAGTCGCAGATGATATATCCAATTATACAGATTGTGATCCAATATTCTTCATCACGAGCACATCTGACTTTTTGCCCGAATCTTTTGAGTCGGCATAG
- a CDS encoding phytanoyl-CoA dioxygenase family protein — protein MNSSLLRTISQAEIRAFNKDGVVWLRAIVDPVWAARLSSVIDEENENPSGLTLNLTELGQSANGIENLSGASADFEEMRLKAGTEFANSSRIRETVLYDDGIGADGNGHFTSTYEKWRCNPFLNELCTKSPLVEVAHILLQSEEVFLYGDQIITKPPLTREKTAWHQDQSFDHISGDQVLAIRMPCDSEDEEVGTVKYLRGSHHPEVIYKVPYFISDAYTPGDTGADIPNIANNESDFDIVQFKPSPGDLVVHHNRTLHGAGGNRSKTRTRRAITVRYAGDDVRFKFRQFAPPQETGAKLRDGDRLSVDPTLYPKVWPRNGVV, from the coding sequence ATGAATAGCAGTCTTCTTCGAACCATTTCTCAAGCCGAAATACGGGCATTCAACAAAGATGGGGTCGTGTGGCTCCGGGCAATCGTTGACCCTGTGTGGGCGGCTCGGCTTTCATCCGTAATTGATGAGGAGAATGAAAATCCATCAGGATTGACATTGAACCTGACGGAGCTTGGGCAATCCGCAAATGGCATTGAGAATCTATCTGGAGCGTCTGCAGATTTTGAAGAGATGAGGTTAAAGGCAGGCACGGAATTTGCCAACTCCAGCAGAATTCGTGAAACTGTGCTATATGACGATGGTATCGGCGCGGACGGCAACGGCCACTTTACGTCAACCTATGAAAAATGGAGATGTAATCCGTTTCTAAACGAGTTGTGTACTAAATCCCCCCTAGTTGAAGTGGCGCATATTTTGCTGCAGTCGGAAGAAGTCTTTTTGTATGGCGACCAAATCATAACCAAACCTCCTCTAACGAGGGAAAAAACAGCTTGGCACCAAGACCAATCGTTTGATCACATAAGCGGCGACCAAGTGCTCGCGATAAGAATGCCATGCGACTCAGAGGACGAGGAAGTAGGGACAGTCAAGTATTTGCGAGGCTCGCACCACCCTGAAGTAATATATAAGGTACCTTATTTTATTAGTGATGCGTACACGCCAGGCGATACTGGCGCAGATATTCCCAACATAGCTAACAATGAATCAGATTTTGACATTGTTCAGTTCAAGCCAAGCCCTGGAGACCTCGTTGTGCACCACAACCGAACGTTGCATGGAGCTGGTGGAAACCGATCGAAGACAAGAACTAGGAGGGCGATAACAGTCCGATATGCAGGCGATGATGTAAGATTCAAGTTTCGTCAGTTTGCACCTCCGCAAGAGACAGGCGCTAAGCTTAGGGACGGGGACAGACTCAGCGTCGACCCGACTCTTTATCCTAAAGTATGGCCGCGCAATGGCGTAGTATGA